From Hartmannibacter diazotrophicus, a single genomic window includes:
- a CDS encoding bifunctional acetate--CoA ligase family protein/GNAT family N-acetyltransferase encodes MPFGPVDVFFSPRSVVLVGASRKAASVGGVIAANLLAGDRDKVFLVNPKGGEIGGHPVHRSIADLPADPDLGVVAVPPAAVLDCIEALGKRGARGAVVITAGLGKGEGSIGDAVLECARRHRMRIVGPNCIGISVPGHKLNASFAQRPGMPGDLALISQSGAMLTSVLDWAEDNDVGFSGLVSIGDAMDVGFADLLDHFALDSSTRAILLYVESVRDARAFMSAARAAARMKPVVVIKAGRSQAAAKAAASHTGALAGVDAVYDAAFRRAGLLRVKTLDELFSAAETLSHVPKLSGRRIGILTNGGGAGVMGVDTLVELGGTLADLLPETLEALNATLPETWSHGNPVDIIGDANPERYRVAMEQLLADKGVDAIVAMNCPTALASSREAAEAVIEATTAYNRGHSRKKPVMAAWLGSDDGSPALFAKAGIPCLGSPSRAIEGIMQLVRYTDAQEALTATPPDLLADFSPDHAAAKAAIHNALDDGRDWLTALEVTDLLTAYGLPIVPAIACANAFEAVDAAEKLFKDYQAVVAKIASPDILHKSDVGGVELNLHTNDDVIQAMRRIIKRARELRPEARIDGISLHPMVFAPKAVELIAGVADDATFGPVLVFGRGGTAVEVINDKALALVPLDINLALDLIGRTRVSRQIAGYRDRKPVDRQALAVLLVKLSQLVAENPEIREIDLNPVIADSEAITIVDARVSVNADTRPAIVHDARLAGHPRLAIRPYPSEWESHLVLKSGIKVFLRPLRPEDEVLYPPFFARMTPEDMRLRFFSQVKEFGHAFIARLTQIDYARAMAFIAIEEETGNMLGAVRLHGDPDGVTGEYAIAVRSDLKGEGLGWRLMQQIIGFAQKEGYRRIRGEVLRENTTMLGMCRELGFAAKPEVDAPDIMEVVLDLTP; translated from the coding sequence ATGCCTTTTGGACCTGTCGATGTCTTCTTCTCGCCGCGATCCGTCGTGCTCGTCGGCGCCAGCCGCAAGGCCGCCAGCGTCGGCGGCGTGATCGCGGCCAATCTTCTGGCGGGAGACCGTGACAAGGTCTTCCTCGTCAATCCGAAGGGCGGCGAGATCGGCGGCCATCCGGTCCATCGCAGCATCGCCGATCTTCCGGCCGACCCGGATCTCGGCGTCGTGGCGGTGCCGCCTGCGGCGGTCCTCGATTGCATCGAGGCGCTCGGCAAGCGAGGCGCCCGCGGCGCGGTGGTCATCACGGCTGGTCTCGGCAAGGGCGAGGGCTCGATCGGAGACGCCGTGCTGGAGTGCGCCCGGCGCCACAGGATGCGCATCGTCGGCCCCAACTGCATCGGCATCTCCGTTCCGGGTCACAAGCTCAATGCGAGCTTCGCCCAACGTCCGGGCATGCCCGGCGATCTCGCCCTCATTTCGCAATCGGGCGCGATGCTGACCAGCGTCCTCGACTGGGCCGAGGACAACGACGTCGGATTTTCCGGCCTCGTCTCCATCGGCGACGCGATGGATGTCGGGTTCGCCGACCTCCTCGATCATTTCGCCCTCGACAGCAGCACGCGGGCGATCCTGCTCTATGTGGAGTCCGTCCGCGATGCGCGCGCCTTCATGTCGGCGGCGCGGGCTGCGGCGCGCATGAAGCCGGTGGTCGTCATCAAGGCCGGGCGCAGCCAGGCGGCCGCCAAGGCGGCGGCCTCCCACACAGGCGCCCTTGCCGGCGTCGACGCGGTCTACGACGCGGCCTTCCGGCGCGCGGGACTGTTGCGCGTCAAGACGCTGGACGAGCTCTTCTCCGCGGCCGAAACACTCAGCCACGTGCCCAAGCTTTCGGGCCGGCGCATCGGCATCCTGACCAACGGCGGCGGTGCCGGCGTCATGGGCGTCGATACGCTCGTGGAACTCGGCGGCACGCTTGCCGATCTGCTGCCCGAAACGCTCGAGGCCCTCAATGCCACGCTGCCCGAAACCTGGTCGCACGGCAATCCGGTCGACATTATCGGCGACGCCAACCCGGAACGTTACCGCGTCGCCATGGAGCAGCTTCTGGCCGACAAGGGCGTCGATGCCATCGTGGCGATGAACTGCCCGACCGCGCTTGCCTCCTCACGCGAGGCCGCCGAAGCGGTCATCGAGGCGACTACGGCCTACAACCGCGGACACAGCCGCAAGAAGCCGGTGATGGCGGCATGGCTCGGTTCCGACGACGGCTCGCCGGCCCTCTTCGCCAAGGCTGGTATCCCCTGCCTCGGTTCGCCCAGCCGTGCCATCGAGGGCATCATGCAACTCGTGCGCTATACCGACGCGCAGGAGGCATTGACCGCGACCCCGCCGGACCTTCTGGCCGATTTCTCGCCCGATCACGCGGCCGCCAAGGCCGCCATCCACAATGCCCTCGACGATGGCCGCGACTGGCTGACCGCGCTGGAGGTGACGGACCTTCTGACGGCCTACGGCCTGCCGATCGTTCCGGCGATTGCCTGCGCGAACGCCTTCGAGGCCGTCGATGCCGCCGAAAAGCTGTTCAAGGACTATCAGGCTGTCGTCGCCAAGATCGCCTCGCCGGATATCCTGCACAAATCCGACGTCGGCGGCGTGGAACTGAACCTGCACACCAACGACGACGTGATCCAGGCGATGCGGCGGATCATCAAGCGTGCCCGAGAGTTGCGGCCCGAAGCACGGATCGACGGCATATCGCTGCATCCGATGGTCTTCGCGCCCAAGGCGGTCGAACTGATCGCGGGCGTTGCCGACGATGCCACCTTCGGCCCGGTGCTCGTCTTCGGGCGTGGAGGCACGGCGGTCGAGGTCATCAACGACAAGGCGCTGGCGCTGGTGCCGCTGGACATCAACCTCGCTCTGGACCTCATCGGGCGAACGCGCGTCTCGCGCCAGATTGCGGGATATCGCGACCGCAAGCCTGTCGACCGGCAGGCCCTCGCCGTCCTCCTCGTCAAGCTCTCCCAACTCGTGGCTGAAAATCCGGAAATTCGCGAGATCGACCTCAACCCCGTGATCGCCGATTCGGAGGCGATCACCATCGTCGACGCACGAGTCTCGGTGAACGCCGACACGCGCCCCGCCATCGTGCATGACGCGCGGCTTGCCGGACATCCTCGCCTCGCCATCCGCCCCTATCCCAGCGAATGGGAGAGCCATCTTGTTCTCAAGAGCGGGATCAAGGTTTTCCTGCGGCCGCTCCGGCCCGAGGACGAAGTGCTCTATCCGCCCTTCTTCGCCCGGATGACGCCGGAGGACATGCGGCTGCGCTTCTTCAGCCAAGTCAAGGAATTCGGGCACGCCTTCATCGCGCGTCTGACGCAGATCGACTACGCCCGCGCCATGGCCTTCATCGCCATCGAGGAAGAGACCGGCAACATGCTGGGCGCCGTGCGGCTGCATGGCGACCCGGATGGCGTGACCGGCGAATACGCCATCGCCGTGCGCTCGGACCTCAAGGGCGAAGGGCTTGGCTGGCGGCTGATGCAGCAGATCATCGGCTTTGCCCAGAAAGAGGGTTACCGGCGCATCCGCGGCGAGGTGCTGCGCGAGAACACGACGATGCTTGGCATGTGCCGCGAGCTGGGATTTGCCGCCAAGCCGGAGGTCGACGCGCCGGACATCATGGAAGTCGTTCTGGACCTTACCCCTTAG
- a CDS encoding universal stress protein, translated as MKDIFVIVDVFDESQPATAAAIDLAQRSGAHVTGLALAMEPMAPAYLAVPIPADYLVGAVEEAERQAQTALDRFDHLAGNADVDYEGRIVTVLAGSTGSIVAQAHLSDIVVVGQEDVDKPEPMRAALIEAMLFDAGVPVLIVPRGWTKSVKTDSVVIAWDGSSTAARAVHAAMPILTMSKSIEIVIVPNAISHDGEPGADVATYLARHGLNVTVTTLNRDASDVAEALNHYFKGIGADLCVMGGYGHSRLREFIVGGATQDMLGKTEIPLIIAH; from the coding sequence GTGAAAGATATTTTCGTCATTGTTGATGTTTTCGACGAGTCCCAGCCGGCAACGGCGGCGGCCATCGATCTGGCGCAGCGCAGCGGTGCCCATGTCACCGGATTGGCGCTGGCCATGGAGCCGATGGCGCCGGCCTATCTCGCCGTGCCGATTCCGGCCGACTATCTCGTCGGGGCGGTCGAAGAGGCCGAACGGCAAGCGCAAACGGCGCTCGACCGCTTCGATCATCTGGCCGGCAACGCCGACGTCGACTACGAAGGCCGGATCGTCACCGTGCTTGCCGGGTCGACCGGGTCCATCGTCGCGCAGGCCCATCTCAGCGACATCGTCGTCGTCGGCCAGGAGGACGTCGACAAGCCCGAGCCGATGCGCGCGGCACTGATCGAGGCCATGCTTTTCGATGCCGGCGTGCCGGTGCTGATCGTCCCCCGCGGCTGGACGAAATCGGTCAAGACCGACAGCGTCGTGATCGCCTGGGACGGCAGTTCGACGGCGGCGCGGGCGGTTCACGCGGCCATGCCCATCCTGACGATGTCGAAGAGCATCGAAATCGTCATCGTTCCCAATGCCATCAGTCACGACGGCGAGCCCGGCGCCGATGTCGCAACCTATCTCGCCCGCCATGGCCTCAATGTCACCGTCACGACGCTCAACCGCGATGCATCGGACGTGGCCGAGGCGCTCAACCACTATTTCAAGGGTATCGGCGCCGATCTTTGCGTGATGGGCGGCTACGGTCACAGCCGGCTGCGCGAATTCATCGTCGGCGGCGCCACGCAGGATATGCTTGGCAAGACCGAGATTCCCCTGATCATCGCGCACTGA
- a CDS encoding HD-GYP domain-containing protein: MQTLRLAELLGALSQALDLTEGQPAGHCVRCAYIGTRLGRELGLGGPVLADLYYTLLLKDLGCSSNAARICQLYLVDDLAFKADFKQIDGSLPQVLRFVLSHTGLKAGLSERFRAILHIFQNGGTIARELIETRCHRGAEIAAKMHFSASVCEGILSLDEHYDGSGKPEGLSGDQIPMFSQIALLAQVADVFQVAAGPQAAIREVSGRSGTWFSPSLVAAFCRLAEDEAFWSELTSDELESLVLALEPAVVERLVDEDYLDDIAEGFANVIDSKSPYTSNHSERVTLFADMIAEEMGISAERRRWLRRVALLHDIGKLGVSNGILDKPGKLDDIEWTEMREHAAMSRTILKRIPAFAELAEVAGAHHERLDGKGYPDGLSGDEICLETRIITTADIFDALTAERPYRAAMPVSKAFAIMTDMLDTAIDPGCFDALQRAVGRLEMAA; the protein is encoded by the coding sequence ATGCAGACGCTGCGACTGGCCGAACTGCTTGGGGCACTGTCCCAGGCTCTGGACCTGACCGAGGGACAGCCGGCGGGGCATTGCGTGCGCTGCGCCTACATCGGCACCCGCCTCGGGCGCGAACTCGGCCTCGGCGGCCCGGTCCTTGCCGACCTTTATTACACGCTTCTCCTCAAGGATCTCGGCTGCAGCAGCAACGCGGCGCGCATCTGCCAACTGTATCTCGTCGACGATCTGGCCTTCAAGGCGGACTTCAAGCAGATCGACGGCAGCCTGCCCCAGGTTCTGCGGTTCGTCCTGTCTCACACCGGCCTCAAGGCGGGGCTTTCGGAGCGGTTTCGCGCCATCCTTCATATCTTCCAGAATGGCGGCACGATCGCGCGCGAGCTGATCGAGACGCGCTGCCACCGCGGCGCGGAAATTGCCGCCAAGATGCATTTCTCGGCCAGCGTCTGCGAGGGCATCCTCTCGCTCGATGAGCATTACGACGGCTCCGGCAAGCCGGAGGGCCTCTCCGGCGACCAGATCCCGATGTTCTCGCAGATTGCGCTTCTGGCCCAGGTCGCCGACGTTTTTCAGGTCGCGGCCGGGCCGCAGGCGGCGATCCGCGAAGTGAGCGGGCGTTCGGGCACCTGGTTCTCGCCGTCGCTCGTCGCAGCCTTCTGCCGTCTTGCCGAGGACGAGGCCTTCTGGAGCGAACTTACATCGGATGAACTGGAGTCCCTCGTCCTCGCGCTGGAGCCGGCCGTGGTGGAGCGTCTGGTCGACGAGGACTATCTCGACGACATTGCCGAGGGCTTTGCGAATGTCATCGATTCCAAGAGCCCCTACACATCCAATCACTCCGAGCGGGTGACGCTGTTCGCCGACATGATCGCCGAGGAAATGGGAATTTCAGCGGAGCGGCGGCGCTGGCTGCGGCGGGTCGCGCTCCTGCACGACATTGGCAAGCTCGGCGTCAGCAACGGTATTCTCGACAAGCCGGGCAAGCTGGATGACATCGAATGGACTGAAATGCGCGAGCATGCCGCCATGTCCCGCACGATCCTGAAGCGGATTCCTGCGTTCGCGGAGTTGGCGGAGGTCGCCGGCGCCCATCATGAGCGCCTTGATGGCAAGGGATATCCCGACGGTCTTTCGGGGGACGAGATCTGTTTGGAGACCAGGATCATCACCACCGCGGACATCTTCGATGCCCTGACCGCCGAACGCCCCTATCGCGCGGCGATGCCGGTCTCCAAGGCCTTCGCCATCATGACCGACATGCTCGATACGGCGATCGATCCCGGTTGTTTCGATGCGCTGCAGCGCGCCGTCGGGCGGCTTGAGATGGCAGCCTGA
- a CDS encoding glutamine synthetase beta-grasp domain-containing protein — translation MTKYKLEYIWLDGYTPVPNLRGKTQIKEFDSFPTLEQLPLWGFDGSSTMQAEGSNSDCVLKPVSVYPDPARTNGALVMCEVMMPDGVTPHPTNKRATILDDEGAWFGFEQEYFFYENGRPLGFPDQGFPAPQGTYYTGVGFSNVGSIAREIVEEHLDQCLAAGINHEGINAEVAKGQWEFQIFGKGSKKAADEIWMARYLLQRLTEKYGIDIEYHCKPLGDTDWNGSGMHCNFSTKFMREVGGKAYFEALMEAFGKNWKEHIDVYGPDNHMRLTGKHETAPWNKFSWGVADRGASIRVPHSFIKNDYKGYLEDRRPNSQGDPYAIASQVLKTIAEVSTEAFKTAAA, via the coding sequence ATGACCAAGTACAAGCTCGAGTATATCTGGCTCGACGGTTACACTCCCGTACCGAACCTGCGCGGCAAGACACAAATCAAGGAATTCGATTCCTTCCCGACGCTCGAGCAGCTTCCCCTGTGGGGCTTCGATGGTAGCTCCACCATGCAGGCCGAAGGCAGCAACTCCGACTGCGTCCTGAAGCCTGTTTCTGTCTATCCGGACCCCGCCCGCACGAACGGCGCGCTGGTCATGTGCGAAGTCATGATGCCCGATGGCGTCACGCCGCACCCGACCAACAAGCGCGCAACGATCCTCGACGACGAGGGTGCGTGGTTCGGCTTCGAGCAGGAGTACTTCTTCTACGAGAACGGCCGGCCGCTCGGCTTCCCGGACCAGGGCTTCCCGGCTCCGCAGGGCACCTATTACACCGGCGTCGGCTTCAGCAACGTCGGCAGCATCGCCCGCGAGATCGTCGAAGAGCATCTCGACCAGTGCCTCGCCGCTGGCATCAACCACGAAGGCATCAACGCGGAAGTCGCGAAGGGCCAGTGGGAGTTCCAGATTTTCGGCAAGGGGTCCAAGAAGGCCGCCGACGAGATCTGGATGGCGCGCTACCTGCTGCAGCGCCTGACCGAGAAGTACGGCATCGACATCGAGTATCACTGCAAGCCGCTCGGCGACACCGACTGGAACGGCTCGGGCATGCACTGCAACTTCTCGACCAAGTTCATGCGTGAAGTCGGCGGCAAGGCCTATTTCGAAGCGCTGATGGAAGCCTTCGGCAAGAACTGGAAAGAGCACATCGACGTCTACGGTCCGGACAACCACATGCGCCTGACCGGCAAGCACGAGACGGCTCCGTGGAACAAGTTCTCCTGGGGCGTTGCCGACCGTGGCGCCTCGATCCGCGTTCCGCACTCCTTCATCAAGAACGACTACAAGGGCTATCTTGAGGATCGCCGCCCGAACTCCCAGGGCGACCCCTATGCGATCGCCTCGCAGGTTCTGAAGACGATCGCGGAAGTTTCGACGGAAGCCTTCAAGACCGCCGCGGCCTGA
- a CDS encoding DUF2735 domain-containing protein, producing the protein MAGSTYGGTAKILEFPLGGRAGLARHCEKAALPTAAQFANYCDAASGGSWYHEEAVREAEHDDEILGPRH; encoded by the coding sequence ATGGCTGGTAGCACATATGGCGGAACCGCCAAGATCCTCGAATTCCCGCTTGGCGGCCGTGCGGGGCTTGCACGTCACTGCGAGAAGGCCGCTCTTCCCACCGCCGCGCAGTTTGCGAACTACTGCGACGCGGCCTCCGGTGGGAGCTGGTATCACGAGGAAGCCGTGCGCGAAGCGGAGCACGACGACGAGATTCTCGGTCCGCGGCATTGA
- the xseA gene encoding exodeoxyribonuclease VII large subunit, translating to MSDNTNAAEFTVSEISFALKRTVEDVYGHVRVRGEISGYRGPHSSGHAYFALKDDKARLEAVVWRPTMGRLRFRPEEGMEVIATGKLTTFPGSSKYQIVIEALEPAGVGALMAMLEERKKRLAAEGLFDPARKQLLPYLPRVIGVVTSPTGAVIRDILHRITDRFPVQVLVWPVRVQGETSGPEVAAGIAGFNAIAPDGPIPRPDVLIVARGGGSLEDLWGFNEEAVVRAAAASDIPLISAVGHETDWTLIDLAADVRAPTPTAAAEMAVPVRMDLLDQVDELARRQRGALTRLMEARRVALHSATRALPRPRDILQLPRQRFDQASSHLVQALRANTAAHRARFDRTTARLSPVSLARRVEMGAERLGNLKQRADRAFAASIERRRAHFDRLSRLLGAVSYTSVLARGFALVRDADGTPLRTAASVHAGQMVNIEFADGRVGARIEDGNDDARMEPPARETAPSPSRAPRKKEKTKPDEKQGSLF from the coding sequence ATGAGCGACAACACCAACGCGGCAGAATTCACGGTCTCGGAGATTTCCTTCGCGCTCAAGCGCACGGTGGAGGACGTCTACGGACATGTGCGCGTGCGCGGCGAAATCTCCGGCTATCGCGGGCCGCATTCCTCCGGCCACGCCTATTTCGCGCTGAAGGACGACAAGGCGCGGCTCGAAGCGGTCGTCTGGCGCCCGACCATGGGCCGCCTGCGCTTCCGCCCCGAAGAGGGGATGGAGGTGATCGCGACGGGCAAGCTGACGACCTTCCCCGGTTCATCCAAGTACCAGATCGTCATCGAGGCTCTGGAGCCGGCCGGCGTCGGCGCGCTGATGGCGATGCTTGAGGAGCGCAAGAAGCGTCTTGCGGCAGAGGGTCTGTTCGATCCGGCCCGCAAGCAACTCCTGCCCTACCTGCCCCGCGTCATCGGTGTCGTCACGTCGCCGACCGGCGCCGTCATCCGCGACATTCTCCACCGCATCACCGACCGCTTTCCCGTGCAGGTGCTGGTCTGGCCCGTGCGGGTGCAGGGCGAGACATCAGGTCCGGAGGTCGCGGCCGGCATCGCGGGCTTCAATGCCATCGCGCCGGACGGCCCGATCCCGAGACCCGACGTCCTCATCGTCGCACGCGGCGGCGGAAGCCTCGAAGACCTCTGGGGCTTCAACGAGGAGGCGGTCGTGCGTGCGGCGGCTGCCTCGGACATCCCGTTGATCTCTGCGGTCGGCCACGAGACCGACTGGACGCTGATCGACCTTGCGGCGGACGTTCGCGCGCCAACGCCGACCGCGGCTGCCGAAATGGCCGTTCCCGTGCGCATGGACCTCCTCGATCAGGTGGACGAGCTTGCCCGGCGTCAGCGGGGCGCCCTCACGCGTCTCATGGAGGCGCGTCGGGTCGCGCTTCATTCGGCGACCCGGGCCCTGCCGCGGCCGCGCGACATCCTGCAGCTTCCAAGGCAGCGTTTCGACCAGGCGTCGAGCCATCTCGTCCAGGCCCTTCGCGCCAACACCGCCGCGCACCGGGCAAGGTTCGACCGGACGACGGCGCGGCTCAGTCCCGTCAGCCTTGCGCGCCGTGTCGAGATGGGTGCCGAGCGGCTGGGCAACCTCAAGCAACGCGCCGACCGCGCCTTCGCCGCCAGCATCGAGCGGCGGCGCGCGCATTTCGACCGGCTGTCGCGGCTGCTTGGCGCCGTCAGCTATACATCGGTGCTCGCTCGTGGATTCGCGCTGGTCCGGGATGCGGACGGCACACCGCTTCGCACGGCAGCCAGTGTTCATGCCGGACAGATGGTCAACATCGAATTTGCGGATGGACGCGTCGGGGCCCGCATCGAAGACGGCAATGACGACGCCCGGATGGAACCGCCAGCGAGAGAAACGGCCCCCTCGCCTTCCCGCGCGCCGCGCAAGAAGGAGAAGACAAAGCCGGACGAAAAACAGGGCAGCCTGTTCTGA
- a CDS encoding type 1 glutamine amidotransferase codes for MRVLIAINHPKTDLGTVGMALQEAGAELDIVRCNEGGVLPEDHSAHDALVIYGGAQNALADDTHPYLPHLTGLARAFGEADKAVLGICLGSQIVARAHGGRNIIGNPLEFGWQPIRATAEGHADPVMSALNGATHLFEWHNDTFELPPGAVHLAENDHTRHQAFRIGRAVYACQFHFEAHTGAVADWKADYEEMISRENPGWLDTYAEQASTLGTEADRVGLEIARAWVALIHPAA; via the coding sequence ATGCGCGTTCTCATTGCGATCAATCACCCGAAGACCGATCTCGGCACCGTCGGCATGGCCCTTCAGGAGGCCGGCGCCGAACTGGATATCGTCCGCTGCAACGAGGGCGGGGTCCTGCCCGAGGATCATTCCGCGCATGATGCGCTGGTGATCTACGGCGGCGCGCAGAACGCGCTGGCCGATGACACGCACCCTTATCTGCCGCATCTGACGGGCCTTGCCCGTGCCTTCGGCGAGGCGGACAAGGCCGTGCTCGGCATCTGCCTCGGCTCGCAGATCGTCGCGAGAGCCCATGGCGGACGGAATATCATCGGCAACCCGCTGGAATTCGGCTGGCAGCCGATTCGCGCGACGGCCGAGGGGCATGCCGATCCGGTGATGTCCGCGCTCAACGGCGCGACCCATCTCTTCGAGTGGCACAACGACACCTTCGAATTGCCGCCCGGCGCGGTGCATCTGGCCGAGAACGACCACACCCGCCATCAGGCCTTCCGCATCGGCCGCGCGGTCTATGCCTGCCAGTTCCATTTCGAGGCCCATACCGGCGCCGTGGCGGACTGGAAAGCCGACTATGAAGAGATGATCTCCAGGGAGAACCCCGGCTGGCTCGACACCTACGCCGAACAGGCCAGCACCCTCGGCACCGAGGCCGACCGCGTGGGGCTGGAAATCGCGCGCGCCTGGGTGGCGCTCATCCACCCGGCGGCGTGA
- a CDS encoding sulfite exporter TauE/SafE family protein encodes MSGYPLSQLIELAAWILAAGALVGVLAGLFGIGGGAVIVPVLYEVFRVLEVPEALRMQLAIGTSIAIIAPTTFRSYVNHNRRGAVIPGVVVPWGAAAVVGVLIGSVVAAFAPSAVFKIAFVIFATLISLRMFLGTDRWSLGTELPGRGPMTIYGMMTGLISSLVGVSGGAFSNTIMTLYGQPIHRAVATSSGIGVPITVVGAIGYMIAGWRYRDMLPPLTVGFVSLIGFALMAPVASWTTSYGVRLAHWLPHRVLEIGFGLFLGSAGVRFLVSLIN; translated from the coding sequence GTGAGCGGCTACCCGTTGAGCCAGTTGATCGAACTTGCGGCCTGGATTTTAGCCGCGGGTGCCCTCGTGGGGGTCCTGGCCGGGCTCTTCGGCATCGGCGGCGGCGCCGTGATCGTTCCGGTCCTTTATGAGGTTTTCCGCGTGTTGGAGGTTCCCGAGGCCCTGCGCATGCAGCTTGCCATCGGCACGTCCATCGCGATCATCGCACCGACAACCTTTCGCTCCTATGTCAATCACAACAGGCGCGGCGCGGTGATTCCCGGCGTCGTGGTGCCGTGGGGTGCCGCGGCGGTCGTCGGCGTCCTGATCGGTTCGGTCGTCGCGGCCTTCGCGCCGTCGGCGGTGTTCAAGATCGCCTTCGTCATCTTCGCCACCCTCATATCGCTGCGCATGTTCCTCGGCACGGATCGCTGGAGCCTTGGCACCGAACTGCCCGGCCGAGGTCCGATGACGATCTACGGCATGATGACCGGCCTCATCTCCTCGCTCGTGGGGGTCAGCGGCGGTGCCTTTTCCAACACGATCATGACGCTCTACGGCCAGCCGATTCATCGGGCGGTCGCCACGTCGTCCGGCATCGGGGTGCCGATCACCGTTGTCGGCGCGATCGGTTACATGATCGCCGGCTGGCGCTATCGCGACATGCTGCCGCCGCTCACCGTCGGCTTCGTCTCGCTCATCGGCTTCGCGCTGATGGCGCCGGTCGCGAGCTGGACGACAAGCTACGGCGTTCGTCTCGCCCACTGGCTGCCGCACCGGGTCCTCGAAATCGGCTTCGGCCTGTTTCTGGGCAGCGCCGGCGTCAGGTTTCTGGTCAGTCTGATCAACTAG
- a CDS encoding LysE family translocator encodes MTLMTLLSFALALAIAAAIPGPGVTAIVARALGCGFWGTLPMIIGLTLGDLIYLSCAIFGLAAIAKTFGTVFLVLKYLGGAYLLYLAVKLWRATPDEGLGATVSRDASPWRGFLAGLLVTLSNPKTMVFYLAFLPTFLDLAAIDLTSYVELCLAVIAVLLVVISAYALAAAKARALFRRPKAVRAMNRGAGAMMAGAAVAVVSR; translated from the coding sequence ATGACCCTGATGACGCTCCTCAGTTTTGCCCTTGCCCTCGCGATCGCCGCGGCGATCCCAGGTCCCGGTGTCACCGCCATCGTCGCCCGCGCGCTCGGCTGCGGCTTCTGGGGGACGCTGCCGATGATCATCGGTCTGACGCTCGGTGACCTCATCTATCTGAGCTGCGCCATCTTCGGCCTTGCCGCCATCGCCAAGACCTTCGGCACGGTGTTTCTTGTCCTGAAATATCTCGGCGGCGCCTACCTTCTCTATCTTGCGGTCAAGCTGTGGCGCGCGACGCCCGACGAGGGCCTTGGCGCCACCGTCAGCCGCGATGCCTCGCCCTGGCGCGGGTTTTTGGCCGGTCTGCTGGTCACGCTGAGCAATCCCAAGACGATGGTCTTCTATCTCGCATTCCTGCCGACGTTCCTCGATCTCGCGGCCATCGACCTGACGAGCTACGTCGAGCTTTGCCTTGCCGTGATCGCGGTGCTTCTGGTGGTGATTTCCGCCTACGCGCTGGCCGCCGCCAAAGCCCGCGCGCTGTTCCGGCGGCCGAAGGCCGTGCGGGCGATGAACCGCGGCGCGGGCGCCATGATGGCCGGCGCTGCCGTCGCCGTCGTCTCGCGCTAA
- a CDS encoding DMT family transporter — protein MADNAAGTVTLAPSSPPPATGAAIGTYDIGLYAIAIMAWSTSWIALKYQVVSGVPAEVSIALRFAAASAIMFAWVLASRRRVVFPLRLHLRMALTGALLFSLNFYCFYLGGRFLASGLLSVVFSLASIGNLLLGALLLGQRINARIAFGAIVGLVGIALIFAPEITGTTLNHDALTGLGLCVAGTICFCFGNVISSRLQSERLPVFSTNAWGMAYGALVMAVIALLSGDSFAVPLTTDYVVSFAWLTVVSTVVAFACYLTLLGRIGSARAGYATVVFPVFALLISTVVEGYQWSVPAIAGLVMVLTGNVIVLTRRRG, from the coding sequence ATGGCTGACAACGCGGCAGGAACCGTGACGCTTGCCCCCTCAAGCCCGCCTCCCGCCACCGGTGCTGCGATCGGAACCTACGACATCGGCCTCTATGCCATTGCGATCATGGCCTGGAGCACGAGCTGGATCGCGCTTAAGTATCAGGTCGTGAGCGGCGTCCCGGCGGAGGTCTCCATTGCCCTGCGCTTTGCCGCTGCCAGCGCGATCATGTTCGCATGGGTCCTGGCGAGCCGGCGCAGGGTCGTCTTCCCGCTGCGGCTGCACCTGCGCATGGCGCTGACCGGCGCTCTGCTGTTCTCGCTGAATTTCTATTGCTTTTATCTCGGCGGACGCTTCCTCGCCTCCGGCCTCCTGTCGGTCGTCTTCTCCCTCGCCTCGATCGGCAATCTCCTGCTCGGCGCATTGCTGCTCGGCCAGAGGATCAACGCCCGCATTGCCTTCGGAGCCATCGTCGGCCTCGTGGGCATCGCCCTCATCTTCGCACCGGAAATCACCGGCACGACGCTCAACCACGATGCGCTGACCGGCCTTGGACTGTGCGTCGCCGGCACGATCTGCTTTTGCTTCGGCAACGTCATTTCGAGCCGCCTGCAGTCCGAGCGACTGCCCGTCTTCTCCACCAACGCCTGGGGCATGGCCTATGGCGCGCTGGTGATGGCCGTCATCGCGCTTTTGAGCGGAGACAGCTTCGCCGTTCCCCTGACGACGGATTATGTGGTCTCCTTCGCCTGGCTCACCGTCGTCTCCACGGTCGTCGCCTTCGCCTGCTACCTGACGCTGCTCGGGCGCATCGGCTCGGCCCGGGCCGGCTACGCCACGGTTGTCTTCCCGGTCTTCGCTCTGTTGATCTCGACGGTCGTGGAAGGCTACCAGTGGAGCGTTCCCGCGATAGCCGGGCTCGTGATGGTTCTGACCGGCAACGTCATCGTGCTGACGCGGCGCCGGGGCTAG